Proteins encoded within one genomic window of Bacteroides sedimenti:
- a CDS encoding alkaline phosphatase family protein, which yields MKGLLTSLITALTFTGLQAQPQISTPKIVVGLTVDQLRTDYIEAFSALYGEKGFKRLWKEGRVYRNAEYNFSNPDRASSIAALYTGTVPTVNGITGESWLDISTLRVRNCVDDRDFMGNYTGETTSPSQLLVSTVADELKVATQGKGLVYSIAPYREAAIFGAGHAGNGAFWLNDDTGKWCGTTYYGDFPWFVSQYNDRKSIDFRIPGMTWAPLRPVVEYKFLTPQLGQLAFSYNFDEAKKNKFRKLKTSPFINEEINYFLDDIFTNSAIGQDEIPDLLALTYYAGNYEHKNTNECALEIQDAYVRLDRCIGELLDLIDRKVGLHNVVFCVASTGYADAEGADPGKYRVPGGEFYMDRCAALLNMYLMAVYGEGQYIESYNGLQLYLNHKLLEKKKLDLNEVLDKTSEFLIQFSGVKEVYTSHHLLLGAWNPEIQKLRNSYHRYRSGDLTLEILPGWAVVNNDNSSDSKVIRKAYISAPLIFMGGNVKPEIINTPVSTDCFAPTLARFMRIRAPNGCSSAPIANILR from the coding sequence ATGAAAGGTTTACTCACTTCTCTTATAACTGCACTGACGTTTACCGGACTGCAGGCTCAGCCTCAGATTTCGACACCTAAAATAGTTGTCGGACTCACGGTGGACCAGTTGCGTACTGATTATATTGAAGCTTTTTCTGCCCTTTACGGAGAAAAAGGTTTCAAGCGTCTGTGGAAAGAGGGGAGGGTGTACCGTAATGCAGAGTATAATTTTTCGAATCCCGACCGGGCGTCTTCTATAGCCGCTCTTTATACCGGAACGGTTCCGACAGTGAATGGGATAACCGGTGAAAGCTGGCTTGATATCTCCACCTTGCGTGTGAGAAATTGTGTGGACGACCGTGACTTTATGGGGAACTATACCGGAGAAACCACTTCGCCGTCACAACTGCTAGTCTCTACTGTTGCCGATGAACTGAAGGTTGCAACGCAAGGTAAAGGATTAGTATATTCAATCGCACCTTACCGGGAAGCAGCAATTTTTGGAGCCGGACATGCTGGCAACGGAGCTTTCTGGCTGAACGATGATACAGGTAAATGGTGTGGTACTACTTATTACGGAGACTTCCCCTGGTTTGTAAGTCAATATAACGATAGAAAATCTATTGATTTCCGTATACCCGGTATGACATGGGCTCCTTTACGTCCTGTTGTCGAATATAAATTCCTTACACCTCAATTAGGGCAATTGGCTTTTTCCTATAATTTTGATGAAGCTAAGAAAAATAAGTTCAGGAAGCTGAAAACCAGTCCTTTTATTAACGAGGAAATTAACTATTTTCTGGATGATATATTTACCAATAGCGCTATTGGTCAGGATGAAATACCAGATTTGCTTGCCCTGACTTATTATGCAGGTAATTATGAACATAAAAACACGAATGAATGTGCTCTGGAGATTCAGGACGCATATGTAAGGCTGGACAGATGCATTGGTGAGCTTCTTGACCTCATCGATAGAAAAGTAGGACTGCATAATGTGGTGTTCTGCGTAGCATCAACCGGATATGCCGATGCAGAAGGAGCTGATCCCGGAAAGTATCGTGTGCCCGGAGGCGAATTCTATATGGATCGCTGTGCCGCTTTACTGAACATGTACCTTATGGCGGTGTATGGCGAAGGACAGTACATAGAGTCGTATAATGGGCTTCAGCTATATCTGAACCATAAATTACTTGAAAAAAAGAAGCTGGATCTGAATGAGGTGCTTGATAAAACCTCTGAATTTCTGATTCAGTTCAGTGGCGTGAAAGAAGTATATACTTCTCATCACTTACTGCTGGGAGCTTGGAACCCCGAAATTCAGAAGTTACGTAACTCATATCATCGTTACCGCTCGGGCGACCTTACTCTGGAGATTCTTCCCGGATGGGCGGTAGTGAACAATGATAATTCATCAGACAGTAAGGTAATTCGTAAGGCTTATATTTCTGCTCCGCTTATTTTTATGGGAGGGAATGTAAAACCTGAAATCATCAATACTCCGGTTAGTACCGACTGTTTTGCCCCTACTTTAGCCCGTTTCATGCGAATTAGGGCTCCCAATGGCTGCTCTTCTGCCCCTATAGCAAATATTTTACGATAA
- a CDS encoding Lnb N-terminal periplasmic domain-containing protein, which translates to MKNSLLAVMLFLMLPFHVGASPEDSVRVSLLTCSPGTEIYALFGHTALRYENKQTGMDLVFNYGMFDFNAPHFIWRYIKGETDYQLGVSDYFFFEKEYAMRNSSVYQQTLNLLPEEQEKLFEILKENYLPQNRVYRYNFFYDNCSTRPRDRIEDCIQGRVMYTENNAPISFRDIVHQFTAGNKWAEFGIDFCLGSDADKVADYRQKMFAPYYLRDALKGASIKATYGKQRALVSEAREIVSRSADREVSSPHYPSPMLTGWLLFILVLAATYYGYKKQKTYWGIDVVLFAMAGAAGCVIAFLASISEHPAVSPNYLLFVFHPFHLLYLPFLVLKAKKRKKDLYHLANLIVLTLFIGFFYLLPQKINFAVVPLALCLWIRSLYYVFLTYKRNR; encoded by the coding sequence ATGAAGAATAGTTTGTTGGCGGTAATGTTGTTTCTGATGTTACCCTTTCATGTTGGTGCGTCTCCCGAAGATTCGGTTCGTGTTAGTTTACTTACCTGTTCACCTGGAACTGAGATTTATGCACTGTTTGGCCATACTGCTTTGAGGTATGAAAACAAGCAGACTGGAATGGATCTTGTTTTTAATTATGGTATGTTCGATTTCAATGCCCCTCATTTTATATGGAGGTACATCAAAGGTGAAACAGATTATCAGCTGGGAGTTTCCGATTACTTTTTCTTCGAGAAGGAATATGCTATGCGTAATTCGAGTGTTTATCAGCAAACGTTGAACCTGCTTCCGGAGGAACAAGAGAAATTATTTGAGATATTAAAAGAGAATTACTTGCCGCAGAACAGGGTGTATCGATATAACTTCTTCTATGATAATTGTTCAACCCGGCCCAGAGACCGTATTGAAGATTGTATTCAAGGGCGGGTTATGTATACGGAAAATAATGCACCAATCTCTTTCAGGGATATTGTGCATCAGTTTACTGCCGGAAATAAATGGGCTGAATTCGGAATTGATTTTTGTTTAGGCAGTGATGCTGATAAAGTAGCAGATTATCGTCAGAAGATGTTTGCTCCATACTATCTAAGGGATGCTTTGAAGGGGGCCAGTATAAAAGCGACTTATGGGAAGCAAAGAGCTCTTGTGTCAGAAGCCCGTGAAATTGTTTCACGCTCGGCCGATAGAGAGGTTTCGTCTCCTCACTATCCATCGCCCATGCTGACAGGATGGCTGCTTTTTATACTTGTGTTGGCTGCAACATATTATGGATATAAAAAGCAGAAAACTTACTGGGGAATTGATGTGGTGTTGTTTGCAATGGCTGGTGCTGCCGGATGTGTAATTGCTTTTCTTGCCTCTATTTCGGAACATCCTGCTGTAAGCCCTAATTATCTGTTGTTTGTATTTCATCCGTTTCATTTACTATATCTTCCTTTTTTGGTGTTAAAGGCAAAAAAACGGAAGAAAGATCTCTATCATTTGGCAAATTTGATTGTTTTAACACTTTTTATAGGGTTTTTCTACCTGCTTCCCCAAAAAATTAATTTTGCTGTTGTACCTTTGGCACTTTGTTTGTGGATACGATCCCTGTACTATGTTTTTTTGACGTATAAACGAAATAGATGA
- a CDS encoding exosortase/archaeosortase family protein translates to MRNMNAKSVERLLNWKRKLFPFRRLMIFVAVVIAAHLSWKLFFHTGIDNQSNGKTLQETKEPFAHSVIKEKIWLALGAGEINRQNKESQFICFLNKDLTPFFVNWAEKTTVLCHRLVNVVSGDSIFLKHKNIQVGDGQRKVSTVLTYNTSSAGVNVIWGCTGVKQIYIFFLVILFSKGIWWKRLSFFVPGALLLLLFNIVRIGTIVWCLGVYPQSFGFLHDSLFKYLFYGLIFMLWLAWEEKLSDYNWGSNRVKYGV, encoded by the coding sequence ATGAGAAACATGAATGCAAAATCGGTTGAACGGTTATTGAACTGGAAAAGAAAATTGTTCCCTTTTCGCAGATTGATGATTTTTGTGGCAGTTGTTATTGCGGCACACCTGAGTTGGAAATTGTTTTTTCACACCGGGATCGATAATCAGAGCAATGGAAAAACACTGCAGGAAACTAAAGAACCTTTTGCCCATTCTGTGATTAAAGAGAAAATATGGTTGGCTTTAGGAGCTGGAGAGATTAACCGGCAGAATAAAGAGAGTCAGTTTATCTGTTTTCTAAACAAGGATCTCACTCCCTTTTTTGTGAATTGGGCAGAAAAAACAACAGTATTATGTCATCGATTGGTGAATGTCGTTTCTGGTGATTCTATTTTTCTGAAACATAAAAATATCCAAGTGGGGGATGGGCAAAGAAAAGTCTCCACAGTTCTTACTTATAATACCTCTTCGGCTGGTGTTAACGTAATTTGGGGGTGTACTGGTGTAAAACAAATATATATTTTCTTTCTGGTAATTCTTTTCAGCAAAGGAATATGGTGGAAGCGCCTCTCTTTCTTCGTTCCAGGAGCTTTGTTGCTTCTGTTATTCAATATCGTTCGTATAGGTACGATTGTGTGGTGCTTAGGAGTTTATCCGCAGAGTTTTGGTTTTCTGCACGACAGTTTATTTAAATATTTGTTTTATGGACTGATATTCATGTTATGGTTGGCATGGGAGGAAAAATTATCAGATTATAATTGGGGTAGTAATAGAGTAAAATATGGAGTTTAA
- a CDS encoding type III pantothenate kinase: MNLVIDIGNTTAKVAIFKDNTIVEVFRSSNQSLDCLPEILERFPVRQGIVASVISLTKKVTEQLEAFPFSVILLNATTPIPIENLYHTPETLGCDRLAAIIGASEIYPGRNLLVIDAGTAITFDFINAHGQYLGGNISPGKSMRFKALHTFTNKLPLLSEEGNRVPLGIDTDTAIREGVMKGIEYEIKGYIDFFQKNYPDLLVFLTGGDGFLFETSLKNLIFADKFLVLKGLNRILNYNNGRI; this comes from the coding sequence GTGAACTTAGTAATAGATATCGGAAATACAACAGCTAAAGTTGCGATATTCAAAGACAATACTATAGTAGAAGTCTTTCGTAGCTCTAATCAGTCGCTCGACTGCCTGCCGGAAATCCTCGAACGTTTTCCCGTAAGGCAAGGGATCGTGGCCTCTGTTATCAGTTTAACAAAAAAAGTAACAGAACAGCTCGAAGCTTTTCCATTCTCAGTTATCCTACTTAATGCCACTACTCCGATACCAATAGAAAACCTTTATCACACACCTGAAACACTAGGGTGCGATCGGTTGGCTGCAATAATCGGGGCAAGCGAAATTTATCCCGGAAGAAATCTTCTGGTTATCGATGCCGGAACAGCTATTACTTTCGATTTTATAAATGCACACGGTCAATATCTGGGTGGAAACATCTCACCCGGAAAAAGTATGAGGTTCAAAGCATTGCATACATTTACGAACAAACTTCCGCTGCTTAGTGAAGAAGGCAACCGCGTTCCGTTGGGAATAGATACTGACACAGCCATCCGCGAAGGAGTTATGAAAGGAATTGAATATGAAATAAAAGGCTATATTGACTTTTTTCAGAAAAACTATCCCGATCTTTTGGTTTTTTTAACGGGGGGAGATGGATTTCTTTTTGAAACAAGCTTAAAAAATCTCATATTTGCAGATAAATTTTTAGTATTAAAAGGTTTAAACAGAATATTAAACTATAATAATGGTAGGATATAA
- the lptC gene encoding LPS export ABC transporter periplasmic protein LptC yields MSHIFRKFFFIQTSIAISCWAIAMLVLFPSCTEKKRPLAAAIQKRDSLPFMKSLDVTTLISDSGITRYRIKTKEWMIFDKKEPSYWSFEKGLYLEKFDTTYHVEASIKADTAYYYDKKKLWELRGHVLIKNLQGDRFSTEQLFWDQMQNKVYSSKYISIKKSGRTINGYGFESNQEMTVYKIHKTSGALPIDDRKIAPPDTTKH; encoded by the coding sequence ATGTCACATATTTTTAGAAAATTTTTCTTTATACAAACAAGCATAGCCATTTCCTGCTGGGCAATAGCTATGCTTGTGCTATTTCCTTCTTGTACAGAAAAGAAACGACCCTTGGCAGCAGCAATCCAGAAACGAGATTCATTGCCTTTCATGAAGTCGCTTGATGTCACAACTCTGATTTCCGATTCAGGAATAACCCGTTATCGGATCAAGACAAAAGAGTGGATGATATTCGACAAAAAGGAACCCTCCTACTGGTCTTTCGAAAAAGGTCTTTATCTAGAAAAGTTCGATACTACCTATCATGTTGAAGCTAGTATAAAAGCTGATACAGCATACTATTATGATAAGAAGAAGTTATGGGAACTAAGGGGGCATGTATTGATTAAAAATCTCCAGGGAGACCGGTTTAGCACAGAGCAGCTTTTCTGGGATCAAATGCAGAACAAGGTCTATTCAAGCAAATATATAAGCATAAAGAAATCAGGAAGAACGATAAACGGATATGGCTTTGAGTCCAATCAGGAAATGACTGTTTATAAGATTCATAAAACTTCCGGTGCCTTGCCTATCGACGATAGAAAAATAGCTCCTCCGGATACTACTAAACACTAA
- a CDS encoding hemolysin family protein yields MHLIIYILIAILFSAFFSGMEIAFIAADKLRLKMNKSEKSITYRIHSYFFNHSNDLVSTILVGYIASLVTSALLIAQFAEEYLLSGLSAYPLITILLEIIIAGLFLLVSAELIPKTIFKQNANTALTLFAIPLFLFYILLYPVSKTYSVLSYLILKLFGIRINKEEQGTAFGKVELDYFIQSSIKKSDNSEEVEPEVKIFQNALDFSSVKIRDCIVPRPEVVAVEINAGLEELKARFIESGISKIIVYQDNIDNIVGYIHSSELFRNADNWKGNIQEIPIVPETMGANKLMKLFMQQKKTLAVVVDEFGGTTGIVSLEDLVEEIFGEIEDEHDTTSYIARQTQDNEYLLSARLEIEKVNEMFDLELPESDEYMTVGGLILNHYQSFPKLHEIVKIGHFEFKIIKRTTTKIELVKLKVID; encoded by the coding sequence ATGCACCTTATAATCTACATACTAATCGCAATACTATTTTCCGCTTTTTTTTCGGGAATGGAGATTGCTTTTATTGCTGCAGATAAGCTACGTCTGAAAATGAATAAAAGTGAAAAGAGCATTACATATCGCATCCACTCATATTTTTTCAATCATTCAAATGATCTTGTCTCCACAATCCTTGTAGGCTATATTGCATCACTTGTAACCAGCGCCCTGCTTATTGCCCAGTTTGCAGAAGAGTATCTGCTTAGCGGACTTTCAGCATATCCACTTATTACGATTCTTTTAGAGATAATCATTGCAGGCTTGTTTTTACTAGTCAGTGCCGAATTAATTCCCAAAACTATTTTCAAACAGAACGCTAATACGGCTCTTACTCTGTTTGCTATTCCATTATTCCTTTTTTACATCCTCCTCTACCCGGTATCAAAGACATACTCTGTGCTTTCTTACCTCATCTTGAAACTTTTTGGGATAAGAATCAACAAGGAAGAGCAAGGCACAGCGTTCGGAAAAGTTGAACTTGATTATTTTATCCAGTCAAGTATTAAGAAATCAGACAATTCTGAAGAGGTAGAACCTGAAGTAAAGATATTCCAAAATGCGCTCGATTTCTCTTCTGTTAAGATAAGAGACTGTATCGTTCCCCGCCCGGAGGTCGTAGCTGTTGAAATAAACGCAGGGCTCGAAGAACTGAAAGCCAGATTCATTGAATCGGGCATTTCGAAGATAATTGTTTATCAAGATAATATAGATAATATTGTTGGTTATATACACTCCTCGGAGCTGTTTCGCAATGCCGACAACTGGAAGGGTAACATTCAGGAAATTCCTATTGTACCCGAGACTATGGGAGCCAACAAGCTGATGAAACTTTTCATGCAGCAGAAAAAGACATTGGCTGTGGTGGTAGATGAATTTGGCGGCACAACCGGAATTGTATCTTTGGAAGACTTGGTGGAAGAAATTTTTGGAGAAATAGAAGACGAACACGACACAACTTCTTACATTGCCCGACAGACTCAAGATAACGAATACCTCCTTTCGGCACGATTAGAAATTGAAAAGGTTAACGAAATGTTCGATCTGGAATTACCCGAATCGGATGAGTATATGACAGTGGGCGGATTGATTCTGAATCATTATCAAAGTTTCCCCAAATTGCATGAAATAGTCAAAATAGGACACTTTGAATTTAAAATCATAAAACGCACAACAACTAAAATAGAGCTAGTTAAGTTGAAAGTAATAGATTGA
- a CDS encoding peptidylprolyl isomerase, with the protein MATLQKIRSKGPLLVIVIGLALFAFIAGDAWKILQPHQKTEVGEVDGESLSAQDYQKLVEEYTEVIKFTSGMSALTDEQTTQIKDEVWRNYVNNKLIENEAKKLGLTVSKAEIQAIIDEGTNPILQQTPFRNQQTGQFDKDMLKKFLVDYSKMDKTKMPPQYSEYYDKMFKFWTFVEKSLTQSRLAEKYQNLISRSLISNPIEAKAAFEARVNTADYLVAAIPYTSISDSTIKVSDSELKDLYNKKKEQFKQFVESRNIKYIDVPVVASKTDRAEVEKEVTEYTKQLAGTTADFTTFVRNSESEVPFVDLFYTKKAFPADIAARIDSASIGQIYGPYYNQQDNTFNSFKVLAKQSAADSIQFRQIQIAAATPEKTKSLADSVYNALKGGADFAELAKKYSGNAEPQWITSQAYEGATLDENNVKLFSTLFNLGVNETANLSLPQANVIMQVVDKKAVKDKYKAAVIKKTVNFSKETYNKIYNDFSSFIAANPTLEKINANAEAKGYKLLERNDLFSAEHVIGGIKGTREAMRWVFGAKEGDVSQMFECGDNNHLLVIAVTGIVKEGYRPLELVKDQLKAELIRDKKAEKIMADIKAKNLTSFAQCKTIPNVVTDSVKHVSFAAPAYVASVRSSEPVLSAYASIAPLNKLSAPVKGNAAVFVFQPYSKEKLKEVYNQKEEELKVQGMAMRAASRFVNDLYIKAKVKDNRYLFF; encoded by the coding sequence ATGGCAACATTACAAAAAATCAGATCTAAAGGACCTCTATTGGTTATAGTAATTGGTCTTGCTCTGTTTGCCTTCATCGCCGGTGATGCCTGGAAGATTCTCCAGCCGCATCAGAAAACCGAAGTGGGTGAAGTTGACGGAGAATCTCTTTCTGCACAAGATTATCAAAAACTGGTAGAAGAGTATACCGAAGTGATCAAATTTACATCTGGCATGAGTGCTTTGACTGATGAACAAACAACACAAATTAAAGACGAAGTCTGGAGAAACTACGTAAACAACAAACTGATTGAAAACGAAGCTAAGAAATTAGGTCTTACTGTTTCAAAAGCCGAAATTCAGGCAATCATTGACGAAGGAACCAATCCTATACTTCAGCAAACTCCATTTAGAAACCAGCAGACTGGTCAATTTGATAAAGATATGTTGAAAAAGTTCTTGGTTGACTATTCTAAGATGGACAAAACCAAGATGCCTCCACAATATTCTGAGTACTATGACAAAATGTTCAAATTCTGGACATTCGTAGAAAAGAGTCTTACACAAAGCCGCCTGGCTGAAAAATATCAGAACCTGATTTCACGTTCACTGATTTCGAATCCGATTGAAGCTAAAGCAGCTTTCGAAGCAAGAGTAAACACTGCCGACTATTTGGTTGCAGCTATACCTTACACTTCAATCTCCGACTCAACCATCAAGGTTTCCGATTCAGAATTGAAGGATCTGTACAATAAGAAAAAAGAGCAGTTCAAACAATTTGTTGAGTCACGTAACATCAAATACATCGATGTTCCTGTTGTTGCCAGCAAGACCGACAGAGCTGAAGTTGAAAAAGAAGTTACCGAATATACCAAGCAACTTGCAGGTACTACAGCCGACTTTACTACTTTCGTACGTAACTCGGAATCAGAAGTTCCTTTTGTTGACCTGTTCTACACAAAGAAAGCATTCCCTGCTGACATTGCTGCCCGTATCGACTCTGCATCAATCGGTCAGATTTACGGACCTTACTACAACCAGCAAGACAACACTTTCAATTCATTCAAGGTGTTAGCAAAACAATCAGCTGCCGACTCTATTCAGTTCCGTCAGATTCAGATTGCTGCTGCAACTCCCGAAAAGACAAAATCTTTGGCAGACAGCGTATACAATGCACTTAAAGGTGGTGCCGACTTTGCCGAACTAGCTAAAAAGTATTCAGGTAATGCTGAGCCACAATGGATTACATCTCAGGCATACGAAGGTGCAACTTTAGATGAAAACAATGTAAAACTATTCTCTACATTGTTCAATCTTGGAGTAAACGAAACAGCCAACTTATCACTTCCTCAGGCAAACGTTATTATGCAGGTGGTTGACAAGAAAGCGGTGAAGGACAAATATAAAGCTGCGGTTATCAAGAAAACTGTAAACTTCAGTAAAGAGACATACAACAAGATCTACAACGACTTCAGCTCATTCATTGCAGCTAATCCTACATTGGAAAAAATCAATGCAAATGCCGAAGCTAAAGGATACAAACTGCTTGAAAGAAACGACCTGTTCAGTGCTGAGCACGTAATTGGTGGCATCAAGGGAACACGCGAAGCCATGAGATGGGTATTCGGTGCAAAAGAAGGTGATGTTTCTCAGATGTTTGAATGCGGTGACAACAACCACTTATTGGTAATTGCTGTTACAGGCATCGTAAAAGAGGGATACCGTCCGCTTGAGCTGGTTAAAGATCAATTGAAAGCAGAACTTATCAGAGACAAGAAAGCTGAAAAGATTATGGCTGATATCAAAGCTAAGAACCTGACGAGCTTTGCACAATGCAAAACAATTCCTAATGTGGTGACAGATTCTGTTAAACACGTTTCATTTGCAGCTCCAGCTTATGTTGCTTCAGTAAGAAGCAGCGAACCTGTTTTAAGTGCTTATGCGTCTATTGCTCCTCTTAATAAATTAAGTGCACCTGTAAAAGGTAATGCAGCAGTATTCGTATTCCAGCCTTATAGCAAAGAAAAGCTGAAAGAAGTATACAACCAGAAAGAGGAAGAACTAAAAGTTCAAGGTATGGCAATGAGAGCTGCCAGCAGATTCGTAAACGATCTTTATATTAAAGCCAAAGTTAAGGATAATAGATACCTATTCTTCTAA
- a CDS encoding DUF6340 family protein, which translates to MAKYRFIFPLLFTLMISSCATIDQVDIDYLQSAKIIFPTEVRRVAIVNNVVTDNRKSVINKEDSINVINRSESTFQGDASTMAESLAQNVAAANYFDQVLICDSALRKDDKLKIKRELSQDEVKELTGDLGVDMLLSVEDINIKTDQRAIYENGLFHIIVDAKVSPVIKIYSPTRSTPIVTVSPEDEIFWDEYGQSFEEAKRRLIKEKQQIQEASDFAGEIPAKYILPSWNSTYRQYYSSGSVELRDASVFVREDSWDDALQLWMKAYESKHEKTKMRAAFNIALYYEMHDDIDKALEWVEKAQKIVIKKEGLDKKPNQESYTHKFSEDYMLISHYILILNERKTDLPTLNLQMKRFNDNF; encoded by the coding sequence ATGGCAAAATATCGCTTTATATTTCCCCTGCTTTTCACGCTGATGATTAGTTCCTGCGCAACTATTGACCAGGTGGATATTGATTATCTGCAATCGGCTAAAATAATTTTTCCAACAGAAGTCAGGCGGGTAGCGATTGTCAACAATGTTGTGACCGATAACCGGAAATCCGTAATCAATAAAGAAGACAGCATAAATGTTATCAACCGGTCCGAATCCACTTTTCAGGGCGATGCTTCTACAATGGCAGAATCGTTAGCACAGAATGTTGCCGCAGCCAACTATTTTGACCAGGTTCTTATCTGCGACTCCGCTCTACGGAAAGACGATAAACTGAAAATAAAAAGGGAATTGTCGCAGGATGAGGTTAAAGAACTAACAGGCGATTTGGGTGTCGATATGCTTCTCTCGGTAGAAGATATTAATATCAAAACAGATCAAAGAGCCATATACGAGAATGGTCTCTTCCATATAATTGTTGACGCTAAAGTATCACCGGTTATAAAGATATATTCTCCTACAAGGTCCACTCCTATCGTAACCGTTTCGCCCGAAGATGAAATTTTCTGGGATGAATATGGGCAGTCATTCGAAGAGGCAAAAAGAAGATTAATCAAAGAGAAGCAACAAATTCAGGAAGCTTCAGACTTTGCCGGCGAGATTCCTGCTAAATATATATTGCCAAGTTGGAATAGTACATACCGCCAATACTATTCAAGCGGTTCTGTGGAACTGCGTGACGCAAGTGTCTTTGTTCGTGAAGATTCCTGGGACGATGCTCTGCAGTTATGGATGAAAGCCTACGAAAGCAAACACGAAAAGACCAAAATGAGGGCGGCTTTCAACATTGCATTGTATTACGAAATGCACGACGATATTGACAAAGCGCTTGAATGGGTAGAGAAAGCACAAAAAATTGTAATAAAGAAAGAGGGACTTGATAAGAAACCAAATCAGGAATCATACACCCATAAATTTTCCGAAGATTACATGCTTATCTCTCATTATATACTTATTTTGAATGAAAGAAAAACAGACCTACCCACATTAAACCTGCAAATGAAGCGTTTTAATGACAATTTTTAA